The genomic DNA ATGTTTTAATTGTGGGGAGACGGGTCATCGCCAGGCAGAGTGCAAGAAGGCTGGGAAGAGACACTTGTATAACGAGCCTGATGGatgggaagatgatgatgaggttgGTGAGACTTATGAAGACGGCCCGGTTTATGATGAGGAGCCTGAGTGTGAAGAAGAGGAGGTGGCTGGAGATGTGGGGTTGAGTCTGGTGGTTAGGCGTTCATGCTATACACCAAAGGCCAGTGATGATGATTGGCTTAAGCATAACATCTTCCATTCGACTTGTACTGTGTTGGGAAAGGTTTGTACCTTTGTTATTGACTCAGGGAGTTGTGACAATCTAGTTTCTGAGGAGGCTGTCAGAAAGCTAGGTTTGAAGACGGAGAACCACCGTAAACCTTATAAGCTCCAGTGGCTCAAGAAGGGAGGCGAGGTACAAGTCAGTAAGCGTAcccttgtttctttttctgttggtAAAACATATAAGGATGATGTGTGGTGTGATGTGGTACCTATGGACGCTTGTCATTTGTTGTTGGGGAGGCCTTGGGAATATGATCGATGCGTAGTGCATAACGGGCGTTCTAATACATACAGTTTCATGTTTGATAATGTGAAGATAACTTTGTTGCCTAATAAACCCAAAGAAGTAGCCGCCAAGCCCACCGGTACCCTGTTGACTCTTTCTCAGTTTGAGAATGAATTGGAGGTGGGAGATGATGTTTTTGTGTTGATTGGTAAGGAAGTGGTTGATGGGGTCAACATTCCTGAAGCTATGGTTCCTTTGCTTGAAGAATTTTCTGATGTTTTCCCTGATGAATTGCCTGATGGATTGCCACCTTTGCGTGACATCCAACATCATATTGATTTGGAGCCTGGGTCACAGTTACCCAATAGACCACATTACAGGATGAGCCCTGGTGAGCATGAAGAGTTGCGAAGGCAGGTTGAGGAAATTGATTTCTAAGGGCCACGTTCGTGAAAGTATGAGCCCTTGTGCTGTTCCGGCTTTATTGACTCCAAAGAAAGATGGCACTTGGCGTATGTGTGTTGACAGTCGGGCAATCAACAAGATTACTGTGAGGTACAGGTTTCCTATTTCTCGACTTGATGATTTACTTGATCAGATTAGTGGTGCTACTATTTTTACGAAGTTAGACTTGAAGAGTGGGTATTACCAGATTCGTCTTAGACCGGGTGACGAGTGGAAAACTGCCTTCAAGACTCGTGAAGGGTTGTATGAGTGGTTGGTGATGCCATTTGGTTTATCAAACGCACCTAGTACTTTTATGCGTGTGATGAATCAGTTACTTGGACCTTTTCTTGGGAAGTTCGTGGTTGTGTAttttgatgatattcttatttatagTGCTTCCTTCAGCGATCATGCTGGGCATGTGAGGCAGGTTTTGGCCTTACTACGCAGGGACCGTTTTTATGCAGCCACCAAGAAGTGTGTGTTCATGACCCCTAAGGTGTTGTTCTTGGGGTATGTTGTTTCTGGTGATGGGATACAGGTTGATGAATCCAAAGTAGCGGCTGTTCAAAATTGGCCAACTCTTACTACCATTACTGAAGTTCTTAGTTTCCATGGGCTTGCTTCtttttatagacggtttattccACACTTCAGTTCTATTATGGCCCCAGTGACAGATTGTATCAAGGGGAAGACGTTTGTATGGACAGTTGAGGCAGATTTGGCTTTTCAAGTTGTGAAGGAGAAGCTCACTACAGCACCAATTCTGGTATTGCCTGATTTTTCTCAAGTTTTTGAACTTCATACTGATGCCTCAAAGGTTGGAATTGGTGGGGTTCTTAGTCAGGGTGGTCGACCTGTTGCTTATTTTAGTGAGAAGTTAACTGGGCCTAAGTTGAGGTACAGTACTTATGATCTGGAGTTTTTTGCAGTGGTCCAAGCTGTAAAGCATTGGCGTCATTACTTGTTTCAAAAGGAGTTTGTTTTGTTTACGGATCATGATTCCTTAAGGCATATTCGTACTCAAGACAAGGTATCTCATAAGCATGGACGATGGTTGGCTTTTCTTGAGAAGTTTACTTTTGTGGTCAAGCACAAGAATGGTGTTTCAAATAaggttgctgatgccttaagcaggaggaATAATCTGCTTGTTTCTATGAGGGTTGATGTGCCAGGTCTGGAGGTCATTCGTGAGCAGTTAGCCATTGACCCTTATTTCTCAGTTATTTTGCAGGATGTGGAAACTGGGAAGAAGTCAGACTTTCTTTTGCATGATGGCTTTTTGTTCAAGGGGAATCAGCTATGTATTCCTGATTCTAGTCTTCGTTTACAGATTATTAAGGAGTTACATGGTGAAGGGCATGTTGGTCGTGACCGCACTTTACAGTTGGTGCAAGCTTCTtattattggcctactatgaggAAAGAGGTGGATCGTTATGTGAAGAGGTGTCGTATTTGTCAAGTTTCAAAGGGCACGGCTACCAATGCGGGTCTCTATATGCCTTTGCCAGTCCCCTCGCAGCCATGGGTTGATATTAGTATGGATTTTGTGTTGGGGTTACCTCGTACTCAGAGGGGTAACGATTCTATTTTTGTTGTGGTGGATCGGTTTTCTAAGATGGTCCATTTTATTCCTTGCAAGAAGACGACTGATGCTGTTAATGTGGCCCAACTCTTTTTTCGGGACGTGTATCGTTTGCATGGGCTACCTTCTTCTATTGTGTCTGATCGGGATACCCGATTTC from Helianthus annuus cultivar XRQ/B chromosome 7, HanXRQr2.0-SUNRISE, whole genome shotgun sequence includes the following:
- the LOC110867153 gene encoding uncharacterized protein LOC110867153 — translated: MKKCMRANFIPHNYQRLMYQRLQNLKQGSKTVEDYTTEFYQLVARNDIQETEDQLVSRYIGGLRLAIMESVNLFDPLTISDAHQRALVFEKQTRRSGGSASSALTGGSSGSGNVASCFVPNQAKSGGGAAGSSSKGAGTSNMKCFNCGETGHRQAECKKAGKRHLYNEPDGWEDDDEVGETYEDGPVYDEEPECEEEEVAGDVGLSLVVRRSCYTPKASDDDWLKHNIFHSTCTVLGKVCTFVIDSGSCDNLVSEEAVRKLGLKTENHRKPYKLQWLKKGGEVQVSKRTLVSFSVGKTYKDDVWCDVVPMDACHLLLGRPWEYDRCVVHNGRSNTYSFMFDNVKITLLPNKPKEVAAKPTGTLLTLSQFENELEVGDDVFVLIGKEVVDGVNIPEAMVPLLEEFSDVFPDELPDGLPPLRDIQHHIDLEPGSQLPNRPHYRMSPGEHEELRRQVEEIDF